The stretch of DNA CTGCAAATTCACGGAGCTCTACTTTTTGAGCACGGGCAACGGGAACTGTTAGTCCTTCGTCGGGCAGGCATCCCGAGCGCGTGACAGCTACACTCGTGCAGGAACAAGTTGCAGGGCTGAAATATGTTTTACACAGCTCCAGGAAACAGTGTTGCCACTGATTCCGTATCGGGAATCGCGGGGTTGTCCCGTTATTTCACCTGAAAGCCCGTGTAAGGCCCGAGGCACGCTACACGCTGAAAAACGGAGCGGTTCAGCAAAATTGTGTCGTTGCTTTGATTGGCGTTTCGATTGTATTTACACAATCAAATTCGTATCATCGGACATTATCTTGACAAACAGTGGTAATAGCCGTGCGAGGCCACTCAACCTCCACGCACAAGACCCAACCTCTGGACTACGCTAGCGTTTATTCAATTTAAAGAAAGAGATTGGCATACGCGTCACAAGACCGGCTTAGCAGACGTAAGTGCGTTGATATTCCCGGCCGCGAGGTCCCAATCCGTCCCAGTGTATTCCCTCTCACCGTGACTAGAGTGCTCGACGGCGCCCGTTCCGAATGGATGTCAGCACTTGCTTCAGCCCTTGCCAAGAGAAAAGGCCATTTCACTGAAAGAACGGCACGAGTATTGCACGGATGTATCAGAAGCGAAGGCCTCTGCAGCTATACACAAGAAATGGTGCAGAGCCTCTTCCCACATGGACGTGATTGCTGCAGGGGCGCAAGGAGCTGCAGTAACGCGAACAAAAAAATGCGTCACAACGCACCTACCTTgtcgcccccctccccccccccacccccccccccccccgccgcagctggcATATAACACAGCGCCAGCGACTCATACAACTATCAGCAAGATGAGCACAAAGCAAATCAATTTTCCATCCGACTCCGCATAGTTCGTGTCTCGAAAAGTGAGGAGGCAGCTTGCTTAGTTTCAGAACTCCCTCAGTCCAGATCGTCGAAGTCATCAGCGCCAATAGAGCCTAATTCATCAAATAGAGAGGGGAACTCGGGGGACAGCGGAGTGTTACGGGGTGCCGGGGTTGTATCAGCAGGCTTTGCCCCGTCCGCATTTACGTTAACGTCTCCCGAGAATAACAAAAACTCCTCAATCTCTTGTCCCTTTGAGGGACCCTGACTGGATGAAGCTTGAGCGTCAGGGGctccagcgcccgcagccgtctgctctccgctcgcttcctcctctttgaTTTTCCGCAGAAGCTCGTGCCCTGCCGGCGTCACGGCATCACTGCCCAGCTTAGCCTTAACCTCCTCCAACATAATCCTCCAGCTGACTGTGTTTTCCTTTCCCTCGCGAACAGGGCCACCTGTAGGATTCCAGAATTCCCGTGGAATGTGGTGACGTGGAATATAGGCTTCGAGGTCTGCGAGAGATGAGGCAAAAACGAGCTTTTGGCGAGGTACGCCAATAAGCGCCGCGATGAGACCACGAAATGGACTCAAGGCACGAGGCACATTTGTGAGGATAAGAACCTCAATCAGCTTCTCGTATCGGTTGAGGAACTGAGTGAGAACCGGCTTATACTCCAGCACCATCTTCTTGATATCTGTGAGAACTCTCGGGATCCTCCACGGCAACAAATTGCCCAGGTTGAGCATTTTGTGGATGATGGAGGTGTCAACAACTCGAAGGTGCCTCGTGCTGTCGTAGTGCTCCATCAGCCGGTCAAGGACGAGGAACTCGACATCCATCATCATGCGCGCTTCGTCCACAGTACGCAGTTCATCTAGCAGGTCGTAAGCGATGAGGCTTCCTTGCCTTGAAAACCCCTTGAAGAAGAGAGTCATCTGGCCGTGAACGCTCTCAAACAGCCGCAAAGCCGGTAACACGCGCTCCTCCGGTAGGGGTTGGGGGCGTTTCGGCGACCATGACGTCcgtgaagaagacgaacTAGATTCACCGGGCGGCTTGCCCTGCTTATTTCtgccctctcctcctccctgcGACGGGTCGTTCTCGCCACTCGCTTCCTGCGGGCCTTCCGCACCGGCTGCTTCAGCACACGCGAATGCAGGGAACAATGACGTACCTGCGCACCAATCGTCCGGCGAGGCCGACAGGGCAACCGCCACGAAGACAGCCACCCCCCAGAACAGGTAACATGAGCCGGGGGCCTTCCATTGACGAGTCGGTCGCCCAGTGGGCGCAATTTTCAGCTCGCGCGACGGCACTGACTCACAGAGCCACGCTGCCGACGAAAATAAAAAGTGCCGGGGCAACGCCATGGTCTGCAGACTCGAAGAAGCAGTGACGAGCCACGGAAAAACATAGGAAGAAAGTGAGTCTTCCAAAAGAAAGGAACTACCGAGCTCCATTTTTGTTGCCACCTTGCTTTCTGGCTTCCGAGTGCAAAAACCCATCCGCCAGGGATCCCACAACAGAACGCACTGAAACGACTCGCGGAAAAtcgcgacgctgcagacggTCTCAATTCCTGCCTCAGCACATCACCGGGATCTGACAAAGCTGTCCAGATGCGTGCGCGAtctgcgcctctttctctgtGAGTCACAACCACTAAACGACCCACCACGGAGAAAAAGACTACTAAAACAAGGCGAATATGGAGTTGCTCTGCAGGACGACTACAGACGGGAAACCATCAGATtcccgcggctgcctgcggTCTGTTGTCCGCCTCAGTTACTACGTGGTATGTTTCTGCTTCGGTCCTGAATCTCTACGAAGGACAGACCCGCCACCTTTTCCGGGCGGCAAGCCCGAGACATAATTCCTACACGATAAAATTGCACCTCCTATCTAGTTGTGAGCAACATATCAGGAAATAAATGATGCGAGGACAGCACAGCAGAGAGGACAGCGCGTTCACCGAAAagttcggcggcgccgaaaagCGAGCATTGCCTAGACCTTAGTACCCACGGGGCAGCTGCATCGTTCATGCTTTCTTAAACtaacagagagaagaagaaacatCGCCGCAGCGTGCCGAAGCGTTGACTCGACGCGGACCTGTACATGAAGCCGGCATCCAAAAGCCTGTTTCTTTCACAGCGCGTCTCGAAGTACCATggcgaaagaaaagaaaacccGGCATTTACACTGGAAAGGGAAACGAAAAGCAGCAACAACGTTTGAAGAACCACAAAAAAGATCCCTACGGACACCCGCCCTGTCTTCAGAACCGCTCAAGTTCCATCATGGCCACGGAGGACCCCATCGCCCAACATTTGGGAGAGGGGAACAAATCGGTACGCGCGCTGAGAAGATCAACAACGATCGCCCCTCGtcccgcagcggcagcgacgaacACCCAGCTTGAGGGTAACCTCGTGACAGGCGTCACTACAAGCACTTCCTACATTCTTCGGCACGGCACGTGCCAAACAAAAGTTTCTTACGCGGCCAAGCGTCGTTTCTGCCCCCCAAGGGTACAGACACGTTTGAGGAAGAACTCAGAGACAGTATGGGAAACAATTACAAAGCGCGCGTCCGGCCGACAGCTCCAAGGCATGCCCCGCCCGCAAGCCCTCCACGCGGCTTTTGTTCGAAAAAGGCATGTACGGAGCCTGTCATGCAGCGATGTTGCATACGCTGCAACGGCAGCGCGAACACGTGGACAAACCATTTCATCTGAGTTCCTTCTAGGCCTTAGATCTCTGCTGATTCATTTCCCACTGAGCTTACCCACGCAATAAACCGCGCCGCCTGAGGAGGCCTGGCTGTGGGCGACAGCAGATTCGCCGCGGCTCAGACAGTTCTCGGGTCGCGCCCGCAGTTGCGTTTGTCAGCCGAGAGAAACATGGAAAAAAATGTAGCCCCCCAACCACAACTCAGAGCTGAACCATTGATCTGGCTGGCATGTTTATTCGTACGTGTGCCGCCAGGGAGGAGGCCACGCCCGAGGTCAGCCTCTGTCAACAGACCTGCCGAGCATGTGAACGCTGCAGGTCACTAAGAACCAGTCTACTAGCTCCGGCTACCCGAAGCCAACCCTCGCTCTACAATGGAAGGGCCAAGGCTCTGTGTGTGCTCCCACACACCGCCTTCCGTCCTCGTACACCGTATACACAACGGTCCGCAGAAGAACGCGGACGAGGTCGCTGCATTCCCGTGAGACAGCACATCAGCCGGAATCGCAGACAGAAAAAAGCCGAGACAAACGCGACGGCGCAGTGTCGACGGGTGCTCACCGGCGCAGGTACAAAGTTGCTGTACTGCTGGTGCCGTCCAGTACGCATCCTAGTCGCCCCCTCGACTCTATAGAAATAGCGAATTCCCTTGTCTTGAGCGGTTGATGAATAATTCCCGCGAAAGTTTGTACCGCAAACACCAGTCATCATTTTATGACGGAAGGCCGCTGTGCTGTCGCATCAAGCAGTCCAGAGGAACAGCAAGCACATCGTCATGCTCGTGGGACTGCGTATGATAGAAGCACCAAACACAGTTCTGGATGCGTGAagtgtgcgcatgcgcttgGCCTCGCCTTTCGCCGATAGCCTGCTTTTAGATTTCCTCTTCACTACGCCTGCTGCCCTTCATTAATTTGCGAGTACGTAGGTGTGTATATCTCAGGGCTGTGCACACTGCTGCATGTCAAGAAATCCGCGTGCTGCTGGTCGTTCGCGCCGCAGAAATGATAACGTGACTTTAAACTAAACTCGGGCGCTACGTACAATAAGAGGAGGATCGAGGGATGCAGCAATAATAACATGCCGTTCGGCTCTGGTACAAGTTATCGGAAGTCTAGTGCACTGCAGATGTCCTAACGTTGTTGTTAGCCGTGATGACGTGTTCACCTTGTTATCCACTGCCTCCAGCACATTTGCTACCTCTGCGTGATGCACGATAGCAGAATACTGAAACGGTCTGTCACCTCCCGGGGCAGCATTTGCTTGGTCTCGTTGACTATTAAATCTGCTGACACAACTGCACCCGAAAAAAAGGCGGACTTTGTGCACGAAGACTAGTGACGGTACGCTGTATTTCGTGGGTTGGCCCCCCTTGCGACGTCATGACGCCCAGCCGCCTGACCACTTCGTCGCTCCACGTACTTTCAAGGCGCACTATGCGATGCGCCTCCATTTGCCAGTATCCTAAGTCTCTGTGCGAGCGGAGTCCTAAGTATGCAGAGCCCATCATCACGGGGCACGCAGTAACGCCGCCTGAGAGTTGTTCTATCGCGCCCAAAAGGCAAATTCGGCGCcactgcgcctgctgccagAAGGCAAAAGGAACGTCAAGTGCCTCAATGGCCGCATCAGAGGGGGACTACACCAGTTCTCTTGTGCGGCGTGGGGGCTGAAGGTTGAGAGTTGCTAGTTCCCCTTTCACAAGTAGCAGTAAAAAAACCC from Besnoitia besnoiti strain Bb-Ger1 chromosome V, whole genome shotgun sequence encodes:
- a CDS encoding hypothetical protein (encoded by transcript BESB_058300) produces the protein MELGSSFLLEDSLSSYVFPWLVTASSSLQTMALPRHFLFSSAAWLCESVPSRELKIAPTGRPTRQWKAPGSCYLFWGVAVFVAVALSASPDDWCAGTSLFPAFACAEAAGAEGPQEASGENDPSQGGGEGRNKQGKPPGESSSSSSRTSWSPKRPQPLPEERVLPALRLFESVHGQMTLFFKGFSRQGSLIAYDLLDELRTVDEARMMMDVEFLVLDRLMEHYDSTRHLRVVDTSIIHKMLNLGNLLPWRIPRVLTDIKKMVLEYKPVLTQFLNRYEKLIEVLILTNVPRALSPFRGLIAALIGVPRQKLVFASSLADLEAYIPRHHIPREFWNPTGGPVREGKENTVSWRIMLEEVKAKLGSDAVTPAGHELLRKIKEEEASGEQTAAGAGAPDAQASSSQGPSKGQEIEEFLLFSGDVNVNADGAKPADTTPAPRNTPLSPEFPSLFDELGSIGADDFDDLD